The following are encoded in a window of Variovorax paradoxus genomic DNA:
- a CDS encoding alkyl sulfatase dimerization domain-containing protein, translated as MSATVEKPQAAAEEKEKPFLIVGSGTETVAPGLHILRGQGQSFVAETDAGLVVIDAGPGGSVTQGMIDALRQLSDAPVHALCFSHGHIGYNAGVPMWLAHAAARGDAPPRIIAHRNVPRRLARYGETMALQHRMAEIQFNRPAGFFDHRLVTHPPTETFDDVLQIGSGERRIELRWAPSETDDAIALWSPAQRVLYGGAALIDSIPNIGTPFRTMRDTVRWADTLEALAALNPRKAVREFGATLEGEDQVQHVLLHTARALRWLRAEVVRLMNEGLNERDILARIRFPDELFAVDWMKPTYGDPGYIVRDIYRSENGWWDRNPTSLHPAAPEAIGRAVADAITDKRGVIDQARTLAAGKQWQLALHVIDLLATAGGDAPEIAEARSLKAEWLRERAREVPSYVSRNLYRVGADMIEQGTQARFGIR; from the coding sequence ATGAGCGCCACCGTTGAAAAACCCCAAGCAGCAGCAGAAGAAAAAGAAAAGCCCTTCCTCATCGTCGGCTCCGGCACCGAGACCGTCGCGCCGGGCCTGCACATCCTGCGCGGACAGGGCCAGTCGTTCGTGGCCGAGACCGACGCGGGCCTGGTCGTGATCGACGCCGGCCCGGGCGGCTCGGTGACGCAGGGCATGATCGATGCGCTGCGCCAGCTCAGCGACGCGCCGGTGCATGCGCTGTGCTTCAGCCACGGCCACATCGGCTACAACGCCGGCGTGCCGATGTGGCTGGCCCATGCCGCCGCGCGCGGCGATGCACCGCCGCGGATCATTGCGCACCGCAACGTGCCGCGCCGCCTGGCGCGCTACGGCGAGACGATGGCCCTGCAGCACCGCATGGCCGAGATCCAATTCAACCGCCCCGCGGGCTTCTTCGACCACCGGCTGGTGACGCACCCGCCCACCGAGACCTTCGACGACGTGCTGCAGATCGGCAGCGGCGAGCGCCGCATCGAGTTGCGCTGGGCGCCCTCGGAAACCGACGACGCGATCGCGCTGTGGAGCCCGGCGCAGCGCGTGCTGTACGGCGGCGCGGCGCTGATCGATTCGATTCCCAACATCGGCACGCCCTTTCGCACGATGCGCGACACGGTGCGCTGGGCCGACACGCTGGAGGCGCTCGCGGCATTGAACCCACGCAAGGCGGTGCGCGAATTCGGCGCCACGCTCGAAGGCGAAGACCAGGTGCAGCACGTGCTCCTGCACACGGCGCGCGCGCTGCGCTGGCTGCGCGCCGAGGTGGTGCGGCTCATGAACGAGGGGCTCAACGAGCGCGACATCCTGGCGCGCATCCGCTTTCCCGACGAGCTGTTCGCGGTCGACTGGATGAAGCCGACCTACGGCGACCCCGGCTACATCGTGCGCGACATCTACCGCTCCGAGAACGGCTGGTGGGACCGCAACCCGACCTCGCTGCATCCGGCCGCGCCCGAGGCCATCGGCCGCGCGGTGGCCGACGCCATCACCGACAAGCGCGGCGTGATCGACCAGGCACGCACGCTGGCTGCCGGCAAGCAGTGGCAGCTCGCGCTGCATGTGATCGACCTGCTGGCCACCGCCGGGGGCGACGCGCCCGAGATCGCCGAGGCGCGCTCGCTCAAGGCCGAATGGCTGCGCGAGCGGGCGCGCGAAGTGCCCAGTTACGTCTCGCGCAACCTGTACCGCGTCGGCGCGGACATGATCGAACAAGGCACGCAGGCGCGCTTCGGCATCCGCTGA
- a CDS encoding DUF1254 domain-containing protein — MQPHTDTLHAVAEEAVVYAYPLYEMCRMRAATSPQRTDAAGEAPRPQRWCNVFTHARQLLRAGKSRVVTPNNDTLYTNAWLDLGDGPLVIDVPDTAGRYYVLGLLDFFTNPFAHLGQRLTGTAARSFVVTPPGWRGTLPAAFDAPAARIEAPTRWLWIIGRLLVDGPQDVPAVNALQDGFLVRPLADWQAGRASVPRAFDPACDPKAPLTAEHFAAQVNAALRDNAPPAGDAARLARYAALGIGAGAGALDDGQRAALQAALDTVLPRLREAQSGRTTASGWVQMPLVEGSFGDDHLARALVALKYIGMLESREATYPMAWHDAAGEPLTGQRRYTLRFAPDALPPVDAFWSLTMYDTRDYMLVDNPIDRYAIGDRTPGLRRDADGGLTLHIQHARPEVQGAGDAALANWLPAPEGSFYLCLRAYVPRAELLDGRYVLPPLTVTKDSA; from the coding sequence ATGCAGCCGCACACCGACACCCTGCACGCCGTGGCCGAAGAGGCCGTGGTCTACGCCTACCCGCTCTACGAGATGTGCCGCATGCGCGCGGCCACCTCGCCACAGCGCACCGACGCCGCCGGCGAGGCGCCGCGCCCGCAGCGCTGGTGCAACGTGTTCACGCACGCGCGCCAGCTGCTGCGCGCGGGCAAGAGCCGCGTCGTCACGCCGAACAACGACACGCTCTACACCAACGCCTGGCTCGACCTGGGCGACGGCCCGCTGGTGATCGACGTGCCCGACACCGCCGGCCGCTACTACGTGCTGGGCCTGCTCGACTTCTTCACCAACCCCTTTGCCCACCTCGGGCAGCGCCTCACGGGCACAGCAGCGCGTTCCTTCGTGGTCACGCCGCCGGGATGGCGCGGCACGCTGCCCGCCGCCTTCGACGCACCGGCCGCGCGCATCGAGGCGCCCACGCGCTGGCTGTGGATCATCGGGCGCCTGCTGGTCGACGGCCCGCAGGACGTGCCGGCCGTCAACGCGCTGCAAGACGGTTTTCTCGTGCGCCCGCTGGCCGACTGGCAGGCCGGCCGCGCTTCGGTGCCGCGCGCATTCGACCCGGCCTGCGATCCGAAGGCGCCGCTCACGGCCGAGCACTTCGCCGCGCAGGTGAACGCGGCGCTGCGCGACAACGCACCGCCGGCGGGCGATGCGGCGCGGCTTGCGCGCTATGCGGCGCTCGGAATCGGCGCTGGCGCAGGCGCGCTCGACGACGGCCAGCGCGCCGCGCTGCAGGCCGCGCTCGACACCGTGCTGCCGCGGCTGCGCGAGGCGCAGTCGGGCCGCACCACGGCCTCGGGCTGGGTGCAGATGCCGCTGGTCGAAGGCTCCTTTGGCGACGATCACCTCGCGCGCGCGCTGGTCGCGCTCAAGTACATCGGCATGCTCGAAAGCCGCGAGGCCACCTACCCGATGGCCTGGCACGACGCCGCAGGCGAGCCGCTCACCGGCCAGCGCCGCTACACGCTGCGCTTCGCCCCCGACGCGCTGCCGCCGGTCGACGCCTTCTGGTCGCTCACGATGTACGACACGCGCGACTACATGCTGGTCGACAACCCGATCGACCGCTACGCCATCGGCGACCGCACGCCGGGGCTGCGGCGCGATGCGGACGGCGGGCTCACGCTGCACATCCAGCATGCGCGACCTGAGGTCCAGGGTGCTGGCGATGCCGCACTCGCCAACTGGCTGCCGGCGCCTGAAGGCAGCTTCTATCTCTGCCTGCGCGCCTACGTGCCGCGCGCCGAACTGCTCGACGGCCGCTATGTGCTGCCGCCCCTCACCGTCACCAAGGATTCCGCATGA
- a CDS encoding DUF1254 domain-containing protein, producing the protein MNAPVSAPDIAVARKALARSIGLAAFVYGYPLTETYRTCAMQTAPRAERRSGASPGSDVRAPMNTLHHAPRPSTDQDRDVVTPANDLLYTMAWLHLADGPMLLTVPASSRHPGRYFVLPLYDAYTENFENLGPRNCNPDGETVVLVGPGGTVPESLAAHRVVRCPTNLVWLIGRILVGDESDWPAARALQSEILLAPAPGTVLQGRPAAIEQWAGPHEDAMAAAFEHGEPAAEVAPRFFTNVCHALAEAPGRVEDRGLVAWFGQGGLLANAAFSWDALEAPLREGLIEGFAEGVQLVGAVGRNRRPKPWSMTPATGRYGNEFLGRARTAYLGLGALATSEAVYAAAHYDAKQEPLDGQHRYAMRFEAGDLPPADAFWSVTLYDTDRFLYPNEIRRHAIGDRTPGLKRNTDGSLELVVSHARPADAANWLPAPAGRFYLILRMYYPREGVQSWRIPALQAQQD; encoded by the coding sequence ATGAACGCTCCCGTCTCCGCTCCCGACATCGCCGTCGCCCGCAAGGCGCTCGCCCGCTCCATCGGCCTGGCCGCCTTCGTCTACGGCTATCCGCTCACCGAGACCTACCGCACCTGCGCGATGCAGACGGCGCCGCGCGCCGAACGCCGCAGCGGCGCCTCGCCCGGCTCCGATGTGCGCGCGCCGATGAACACGCTGCACCACGCGCCGCGCCCCTCCACCGACCAGGACCGCGACGTGGTCACGCCCGCCAACGACCTGCTCTACACCATGGCCTGGCTGCACCTGGCCGACGGGCCGATGCTGCTCACGGTGCCCGCGTCGTCGCGCCATCCGGGGCGCTACTTCGTGCTGCCGCTGTACGACGCCTACACCGAGAACTTCGAGAACCTCGGCCCGCGCAACTGCAACCCCGACGGCGAGACCGTGGTGCTCGTGGGCCCCGGCGGCACGGTGCCGGAATCGCTCGCCGCCCACCGCGTGGTGCGCTGCCCGACCAATCTGGTCTGGCTCATCGGCCGCATCCTCGTGGGTGATGAAAGCGACTGGCCGGCCGCGCGCGCGCTGCAGTCGGAGATCCTGCTCGCGCCCGCACCCGGCACCGTGCTGCAGGGCCGCCCGGCTGCCATCGAACAGTGGGCCGGCCCGCACGAAGACGCCATGGCCGCTGCCTTCGAGCATGGCGAGCCGGCCGCCGAAGTGGCGCCGCGCTTCTTCACCAACGTGTGCCACGCGCTGGCCGAAGCGCCGGGCCGCGTGGAAGACCGCGGCCTCGTGGCGTGGTTCGGCCAGGGCGGGCTGCTGGCGAACGCCGCGTTCTCGTGGGACGCGCTCGAAGCACCGCTGCGCGAAGGCCTCATCGAAGGCTTCGCCGAGGGCGTGCAGCTGGTCGGCGCGGTGGGCCGCAACCGCCGGCCCAAGCCCTGGTCGATGACGCCGGCCACCGGCCGCTACGGCAACGAGTTCCTCGGCCGCGCGCGCACCGCCTACCTGGGCCTGGGCGCGCTGGCCACCAGCGAGGCGGTGTACGCCGCCGCGCACTACGATGCGAAGCAGGAGCCGCTGGACGGCCAGCACCGCTATGCAATGCGCTTCGAGGCCGGCGACCTGCCGCCCGCGGACGCGTTCTGGTCGGTCACGCTGTACGACACCGACCGCTTTCTCTACCCCAACGAGATCCGCCGCCACGCCATCGGCGACCGCACACCGGGCCTGAAGCGCAACACCGACGGCAGCCTCGAACTCGTGGTGAGCCACGCGCGCCCCGCCGATGCCGCCAACTGGCTGCCCGCGCCGGCCGGGCGCTTCTACCTGATCCTGCGCATGTACTACCCGCGCGAGGGCGTGCAGAGCTGGCGCATCCCCGCGCTGCAGGCCCAGCAGGACTGA